In a genomic window of Glycine max cultivar Williams 82 chromosome 13, Glycine_max_v4.0, whole genome shotgun sequence:
- the CRK43 gene encoding cysteine-rich receptor-like protein kinase 10: MEGKLLHVSTYSFVFLLFLSFKQHVVTKAQSPNYVGADCQNTTQQKALSSAYQTNLNSLLSWLSTDAATSKGYNHNSFGNNTPGGDDSAVYGLYNCRGDVVGYFCQFCVSTASREVLQRCPNRVSAIVLYDFCILRYSNENFFGNVTVYPSWHAVQSKNVSSKEEIQKGLDFMRGLIRKATVETNLLYYMDGFNLSSTQKRYGLVQCSRDLTSDGCRECLEAMLAQVPKCCEQNLGWQVLAASCLIKYDDYIFYLFRTQASDTQTAKKRGASKSRIILIIGLSVLGALALLCFSVYCFWFRKRSRRGRGKDGRIPDTIDQSSYHNVQTEETLNVDLPTIPLITILKSTDNFSEASKLGEGGFGPVYKGTLPDGRQIAVKRLSQASGQGSEEFKNEVMFIAKLQHCNLVRLLACCLEGKEKILVYEYLSNASLDFHLFDERKKRQLDWNLRLSIINGIAKGLLYLHEDSRLKVIHRDLKASNILLDDEMNPKISDFGLARAFEKGQNQANTNRVMGTYGYMSPEYAMEGLFSVKSDVFSYGVLVLEIICGKKNSGFYLSECGQSLTLYAWKIWCAGKSLELMDPVLEKSCIESEVMKCIHIGLLCVQEDAADRPTMSTVVVMLASDKMSLPEPNQPAFSVGRMTLEGASTSKSSKNLSINDVTVTNILPR; the protein is encoded by the exons ATGGAGGGAAAACTACTCCATGTGTCAACATATTCCTTTGTTTTCCTGCTATTTCTAAGCTTCAAACAACATGTTGTTACAAAGGCACAATCCCCAAACTATGTAGGAGCTGACTGCCAAAACACCACCCAACAAAAAGCTCTCAGCAGTGCATACCAGACCAACCTTAACAGTCTCCTCTCATGGCTCTCCACAGATGCAGCCACAAGCAAAGGCTACAACCACAACAGCTTTGGCAACAACACCCCTGGAGGAGATGATTCTGCTGTGTATGGCCTCTATAATTGCCGCGGCGACGTGGTTGGATACTTTTGTCAATTCTGTGTCTCTACTGCTTCAAGAGAAGTTCTCCAGCGCTGCCCCAATAGAGTATCTGCTATTGTGTTGTATGATTTCTGCATCCTGAGGTACTCTAATGAAAACTTCTTTGGGAATGTCACGGTGTATCCATCATGGCACGCCGTTCAATCGAAAAACGTGTCTAGTAAGGAAGAGATACAAAAGGGTTTGGATTTTATGAGAGGTTTGATCAGAAAAGCAACTGTGGAGACCAATCTGTTGTACTATATGGATGGCTTCAATTTGAGTTCCACTCAGAAAAGGTATGGCTTGGTGCAATGCAGTAGAGATCTCACAAGTGATGGATGCAGAGAGTGTTTGGAGGCTATGTTAGCACAAGTTCCCAAATGTTGTGAACAAAATTTGGGGTGGCAAGTTTTGGCTGCAAGCTGTCTCATAAAGTATGATGATTATATTTTCTACCTTTTTCGCACTCAAGCATCTGATACACAAACAG CCAAAAAAAGGGGTGCTAGTAAGTCAAGAATAATATTGATCATTGGATTAAGTGTGCTGGGGGCATTAGCTTTACTATGTTTCAGTGTTTATTGCTTCTGGTTCAGGAAAAGATctagaagaggaagaggaaaag ATGGAAGGATACCTGATACCATTGATCAATCATCATATCACAATGTTCAAACTGAGGAAACACTTAATGTAGACTTGCCTACAATCCCATTAATCACAATTCTAAAGAGTACTGATAACTTTTCAGAAGCATCTAAGTTAGGGGAAGGTGGATTTGGCCCTGTTTACAAG GGAACTCTACCAGATGGAAGACAAATTGCAGTGAAAAGACTCTCACAAGCTTCTGGTCAAGGCTCAGAGGAGTTCAAGAATGAAGTGATGTTTATAGCCAAATTGCAACATTGCAACCTTGTAAGACTTTTGGCATGCTGCTTGGAGGGAAAGGAAAAGATACTTGTATATGAGTATTTGTCGAATGCAAGTCTCGACTTTCACCTATTTG atgagagaaagaaaaggcaACTTGATTGGAATCTAAGATTAAGCATTATCAATGGCATAGCAAAAGGTCTTTTATACCTTCATGAGGACTCTAGACTCAAAGTTATTCATAGAGATCTCAAAGCTAGTAACATTCTGTTAGATGATGAAATGAATCCCAAAATATCAGATTTTGGATTAGCAAGGGCATTTGAAAAAGGCCAGAACCAGGCAAATACAAATCGAGTAATGGGCACCTA TGGATACATGTCTCCAGAGTATGCTATGGAAGGATTGTTTTCAGTGAAATCTGATGTCTTCAGCTATGGAGTTCTTGTTCTAGAAATCATTTGTGGGAAAAAGAACAGTGGTTTCTATCTATCAGAATGTGGTCAAAGTCTTACTTTATAT GCTTGGAAAATATGGTGCGCAGGAAAAAGTTTGGAACTAATGGATCCAGTGCTGGAGAAATCTTGCATTGAGAGTGAAGTTATGAAGTGCATACACATTGGTCTGTTGTGCGTtcaagaagatgcagcagataGACCAACCATGTCCACTGTTGTTGTAATGCTAGCAAGTGACAAAATGTCCCTTCCAGAACCTAACCAGCCAGCATTTTCAGTTGGAAGAATGACCTTAGAGGGTGCATCTACATCAAAAAGTTCCAAGAATCTTTCCATTAATGATGTAACAGTCACTAACATTTTACCAAGGTAG
- the CRK42 gene encoding cysteine-rich receptor-like protein kinase 25: MRMETKNFMTPLRISLCFILLFLTTTSAQAPVYSYNSCMNSTSISPTYKTNVKSLLSWITNDSSISKGFNYTTISSNNGGDNDGYGDAVYGLYSCRYDITGYFCQFCLTTAVNEISRLCPDSVTAILWYDVCILRYSNQSFHGKVSLSPTWNVTGPRKIKNSTETKRIEDAMEGLITKATIETKQFWAVEEFDWGDNETLYGWVQCDRDLPSDECRKCLNAMLEIFPQCCGTKVQWAVFAPTCGMRMDDEKFYQKSDDNGTSTSRKLIISFSVLGSVALLCFSVYCFLYRKRVRKDEMMLDEETLNGDLPTIPLITILNSTNNFSKASKLGEGGFGPVYKGILPDGRQIAVKRLSQFSGQGSEEFRNEVMFIAKLQHRNLVRLLACCLQEKEKILVYEYMSNASLDSHLFDDEKKKQLDWKLRLRIIHGIARGILYLHEDSRLRVIHRDLKPSNVLLDDEMNAKISDFGLARAFEIGQNQANTKRVMGTYGYMAPEYAMEGLFSVKSDVFSFGVLVLEIITGNKNSGFHLLEHGQSLLLYAWNIWCAGKCLELMDLALVKSFIASEVEKCIHIALLCVQQDEADRPTISTVVLMLGSDTIPLPKPNHPAFSVGRMTLNEASTSGSSKNLSINDVTVSTMLPR, translated from the exons ATGAGaatggaaacaaaaaatttcatgacCCCTTTGAGGATTAGTCTTTGCTTCATTCTCCTCTTCCTCACTACAACAAGTGCACAAGCCCCAGTTTACAGTTACAATTCTTGCATGAACTCAACTTCTATTAGCCCCACATACAAAACTAACGTTAAGAGCCTCCTCTCATGGATCACCAATGATTCATCCATAAGCAAAGGGTTTAACTACACCACCATAAGCAGCAACAACGGTGGTGACAACGACGGTTATGGCGATGCTGTTTATGGGTTGTACAGCTGCAGATACGACATCACAGGATACTTCTGCCAGTTCTGTCTCACCACTGCTGTCAACGAAATCTCTCGGCTGTGTCCTGACAGTGTTACCGCTATCCTATGGTATGATGTTTGCATCCTCCGTTACTCCAATCAGAGTTTCCATGGCAAAGTTAGTTTAAGCCCAACGTGGAACGTTACCGGACCCAGAAAAATCAAG AATTCAACAGAAACTAAGAGAATTGAGGATGCTATGGAGGGTTTGATTACAAAAGCAACTATAGAGACCAAGCAGTTTTGGGCAGTGGAGGAGTTCGATTGGGGTGACAATGAGACATTGTATGGATGGGTGCAGTGTGATAGGGATCTTCCAAGTGATGAGTGCAGGAAGTGTTTGAATGCAATGTTAGAGATATTTCCACAATGTTGTGGGACAAAGGTACAATGGGCAGTTTTTGCTCCAACCTGTGGGATGAGGATGGATGATGAGAAGTTCTACCAGAAATCAG ACGACAATGGTACTAGTACATCAAGAAAGTTGATTATTTCCTTTAGTGTTCTGGGGTCAGTTGCTCTACTATGTTTCAGTGTCTACTGCTTCTTGTACAGGAAACGAGTTAGAAAAG ATGAGATGATGCTCGATGAGGAAACATTGAATGGAGACCTGCCTACAATTCCATTAATCACAATTCTAAATAGTACTAATAACTTTTCAAAAGCATCTAAATTAGGGGAAGGTGGATTTGGCCCTGTTTACAAG GGAATTCTACCAGATGGAAGACAAATTGCAGTGAAGAGGCTCTCACAATTTTCTGGTCAAGGCTCAGAGGAGTTCAGGAATGAAGTAATGTTTATAGCTAAATTGCAACATCGCAACCTTGTAAGACTTTTGGCGTGCTGCTTGCAGGAAAAAGAGAAGATACTTGTATATGAGTATATGTCTAATGCAAGCCTCGACTCTCACTTGTTTG atgatgaaaagaaaaagcaacTTGACTGGAAACTAAGATTAAGAATTATCCATGGAATAGCAAGAGGAATTTTATACCTTCACGAGGACTCTCGACTCAGAGTAATTCATAGAGATCTCAAACCTAGCAATGTTCTATTAGACGATGAGATGAATGCCAAAATATCAGATTTTGGATTGGCAAGGGCATTTGAAATAGGACAGAACCAGGCAAATACAAAACGTGTAATGGGAACTTA TGGATACATGGCTCCGGAGTATGCTATGGAAGGATTATTTTCTGTGAAATCTGATGTTTTTAGCTTTGGAGTTCTTGTTCTAGAAATCATAACTGGGAATAAGAACAGTGGATTCCATCTGTTAGAACATGGTCAAAGTCTTCTTTTATAT GCTTGGAACATATGGTGTGCCGGAAAATGTTTGGAATTGATGGATCTAGCACTGGTAAAATCCTTCATAGCCAGTGAAGTTGAGAAGTGCATACACATTGCTTTGTTGTGTGTTCAACAAGATGAAGCAGATAGACCGACCATTTCCACTGTTGTTCTAATGTTGGGAAGTGACACAATACCCCTTCCAAAACCCAACCACCCTGCATTTTCAGTTGGAAGAATGACCTTAAATGAAGCATCAACTTCAGGAAGTTCCAAGAATCTTTCCATCAATGATGTAACAGTCTCTACCATGTTACCAAGGTAA
- the LOC100814178 gene encoding uncharacterized protein: protein MSPSVKSKSKSQEKAPARAGQEQHKTSPKTSKSPTHGSGTPASARNPMSATFQTPETSLVASSTLVHDNSQFPKLDDADEHSSSPQGTVSECDSVSNSGSCSGESEESKEKVTATSSSTRPDSIPGCDNDRREKIRLKNERKHQRQRERRAQELHDRCCGYLMSRKLESLAQQLVAMGFSSERATLALMLNDGKLEQSVSWLFEGSEEYSQPKDTTSLVSEGDMKIDISDELAQISALEVKYNCSKQEVERVVVACEGDLQKAENTLKTQKQESPTTQLKSEDSAQNNNSLVRSQGLPAASVSMQYRGNESDFNHYNKVGGSDSMFLDVETGNVHSLQLNHPNITTEKRWSGVPGSIPSAMFGMAPSMQAMSPFAKMEGGRSIAHTNEGRMIQQGPGREPVMMQHPQFTNAKQNSMMSLNSFPSGAAGWHVNSIPGADNVRPNGKLLQTQSIRSVSPNHLEQFGQTPYKEYSHFLGPADYSSAGVGGYCKPMGASSSPPPTIPPWHQGSWSTSTPSPSLTVPTSLGLFSGHQNAARTFSSHSHMDWNAGGFMPEFDYTSIDWSLNAPSSSVSGGLRLGISSVLRNSYGDRRGSQCVSGLQMARETSSSGGLREWTTPFAGKDIFSVPRQFVTSPPM, encoded by the coding sequence ATGTCCCCATCAGTGAAATCAAAATCCAAGTCCCAGGAAAAGGCCCCTGCAAGGGCTGGTCAGGAACAACATAAGACTTCTCCAAAGACTTCCAAGTCTCCAACTCATGGGAGTGGCACTCCTGCTAGTGCACGCAATCCCATGTCGGCAACCTTTCAAACTCCAGAAACCTCATTGGTTGCTTCTTCTACTCTAGTTCATGACAACAGTCAATTCCCAAAACTAGATGATGCTGATGAGCATTCTAGTAGTCCTCAAGGAACGGTGTCTGAGTGTGACTCGGTTTCTAACAGTGGTAGCTGCTCTGGTGAATCAGAAGAGTCTAAAGAGAAGGTAACGGCAACAAGCTCTTCTACTCGGCCAGATAGTATACCTGGTTGTGATAATGATAGAAGGGAGAAGATCCGCTTGAAGAATGAGAGGAAGCACCAGAGGCAGAGGGAAAGGAGAGCGCAAGAGTTGCATGACCGTTGTTGCGGGTACCTAATGTCGAGAAAGCTAGAATCACTTGCGCAGCAGTTAGTGGCAATGGGGTTCTCTTCCGAGCGAGCGACGTTGGCCTTAATGTTAAATGATGGCAAATTAGAGCAATCGGTATCCTGGCTATTTGAAGGGAGTGAAGAATATTCACAACCCAAGGATACTACTAGCCTTGTAAGTGAGGGTGATATGAAAATTGACATAAGTGATGAGCTTGCTCAGATATCTGCCTTGGAGGTGAAGTACAATTGTTCAAAGCAAGAGGTTGAGAGAGTAGTTGTTGCTTGTGAAGGTGATCTTCAAAAGGCAGAAAATACCTTAAAAACACAGAAGCAGGAATCTCCTACGACCCAATTGAAGTCAGAAGATTCTgctcaaaataataatagtctGGTGAGATCACAAGGATTACCAGCAGCATCGGTTTCAATGCAGTACAGAGGGAATGAAAGTGACTTCAACCATTACAACAAGGTAGGTGGTTCTGATTCCATGTTCCTGGATGTTGAAACCGGGAATGTACATTCTCTGCAATTGAATCATCCAAACATAACGACTGAGAAAAGATGGAGTGGTGTTCCAGGGTCAATCCCATCTGCTATGTTCGGCATGGCACCATCCATGCAAGCAATGTCTCCATTTGCTAAAATGGAGGGCGGTCGGTCTATTGCCCATACAAACGAAGGAAGAATGATTCAACAAGGACCAGGAAGGGAGCCGGTAATGATGCAACATCCACAATTCACAAATGCCAAACAGAACTCTATGATGTCTTTAAATTCCTTTCCTTCAGGAGCAGCAGGTTGGCATGTAAATAGTATTCCAGGTGCTGACAATGTGAGGCCAAATGGGAAGTTACTACAAACTCAAAGCATAAGAAGTGTGAGTCCAAATCATTTGGAGCAATTTGGTCAAACTCCTTATAAAGAATATTCTCATTTCCTTGGACCAGCAGACTACTCATCTGCTGGAGTGGGTGGTTATTGCAAGCCAATGGGTGCAtcatcatcccctccacctaCAATTCCTCCTTGGCATCAAGGTTCATGGAGCACAAGCACGCCTTCACCTTCGCTCACGGTGCCAACTTCCCTTGGACTATTTTCTGGTCATCAGAATGCAGCCAGAACATTCAGCTCACATTCACACATGGATTGGAACGCTGGGGGCTTCATGCCGGAATTTGACTACACCAGCATAGATTGGAGTTTGAATGCGCCATCTTCTTCCGTGTCAGGTGGACTGAGGCTAGGGATCTCTTCAGTGTTGAGAAACAGTTATGGAGATAGGAGGGGCAGTCAATGCGTGAGTGGATTGCAAATGGCTAGGGAAACTTCATCATCTGGTGGATTGAGAGAGTGGACCACTCCTTTTGCTGGGAAGGACATATTCAGTGTTCCTAGGCAGTTTGTTACCTCTCCTCCTATGTAG